Below is a genomic region from bacterium.
TAAGGTAATAGGTATAACCGACCATATAGATTATTCTAATGTAGAAATGGTAGTGCCCGCAATATGTAGAGTATGCGAAAATATAAATAAGAGTATGAAAATTAAAGCAATACCGGGAGCGGAAATAACACATATAAGCCCAAGCGAAATTTCTTCAATGGCTCTTTTTGCAAGGGAATTAGGTGCAAAATTGGTTGTTGTTCACGGGGAAACAATAACAGAGCCAGTTATGGTTGGAACAAATAGAGGGGCTCTCAATTCTGAGATAGATATACTGGCACATCCTGGTTTAATGACAGAGGAAGACGCAAAACTTGCTGCAGATAGAGGGATATCTGTGGAAATTTCTGGTAGAAAAGGGCACGCCTTTTCTAACGGGCATATAGTAAGATTATGGTATAAATATAGGTTTCCTATAGTCTTAAATACAGATACTCATTCACCTGAAAATATTATTAATGATTCGATAGCAGAAAAACTTATTCTTTCTGCTGGTGTAAAAATGGAAGATGTGAGAGAGGTGTTAGAGAATAGTGCCCGCCTGTCTGATAAGTTGTTAAGCCGATAGTTGCTATGCTTCTCTATTTTGCCCTCTCCCCTCGAGGGATGTTTGGGGTAGTAAGTCCCCAAGAGTTTGCAGAGAGTTTAATGGGATGAGGCTTGTCCGCCGAAGCTTGCATTGTAGCGTAGGTGGAGGGGCAGTTAGCAACTTAACCAAAAACGAAAGCCGTAACGATAAAATGGGAGACTCCCTCTATATGTCATTCCGGACTTGATCCGGAATCTCGTTTTTCTTGCTACCAGCGTGGGTTAAGTTAGAGATCCTG
It encodes:
- a CDS encoding histidinol phosphate phosphatase domain-containing protein produces the protein MIDLHTHTILSDGVLIPSELARRAEGNGYKVIGITDHIDYSNVEMVVPAICRVCENINKSMKIKAIPGAEITHISPSEISSMALFARELGAKLVVVHGETITEPVMVGTNRGALNSEIDILAHPGLMTEEDAKLAADRGISVEISGRKGHAFSNGHIVRLWYKYRFPIVLNTDTHSPENIINDSIAEKLILSAGVKMEDVREVLENSARLSDKLLSR